One part of the Dyadobacter sp. 676 genome encodes these proteins:
- a CDS encoding SDR family oxidoreductase, whose translation MDLKLQNKVVVVTGGAKGIGEGIVQVLAAEGAIPVIVGRNAEDNQKVVDALAAEGKESFQVTAELTRPEESEKAVKAVLEKYGRIDGLVNNAGVNDGVGLENGNYQGFIASLHKNVVHYYLMAHYALPALKASKGSIVNISSKTADTGQGGTSAYAASNGGRNALTREWAVELLKYGIRVNSVIVAECWTPLYEKWIETLPNPKEKLASITANIPLGNRMTTAEEIANMTVFLLSEKSSHTTGQLIYVDGGYVHLDRALANS comes from the coding sequence ATGGATTTAAAACTTCAGAATAAGGTAGTTGTCGTAACGGGCGGCGCCAAGGGAATCGGTGAAGGTATCGTACAGGTACTGGCAGCGGAAGGCGCCATTCCGGTGATCGTAGGCAGAAATGCGGAGGACAACCAAAAGGTCGTCGATGCGCTGGCGGCGGAAGGTAAAGAGTCGTTCCAGGTGACGGCCGAACTGACCCGCCCCGAAGAGTCGGAGAAGGCGGTTAAAGCGGTGCTTGAAAAATATGGCCGGATCGACGGCCTGGTGAACAATGCCGGCGTAAACGATGGAGTCGGGCTTGAAAACGGCAATTACCAAGGTTTTATCGCTTCTTTGCACAAAAACGTGGTGCATTACTACCTGATGGCGCATTACGCGTTGCCGGCCCTGAAGGCTTCCAAAGGATCGATCGTCAATATCAGCTCCAAAACGGCGGATACCGGCCAGGGCGGCACGTCCGCCTACGCCGCTTCGAATGGCGGCCGCAACGCGTTGACACGTGAGTGGGCCGTGGAATTGCTTAAATACGGTATCCGGGTGAACTCGGTGATCGTAGCAGAATGCTGGACGCCGCTTTATGAGAAATGGATCGAGACGCTACCCAATCCCAAAGAGAAACTGGCGTCGATTACCGCCAATATTCCTTTGGGCAACCGCATGACTACCGCCGAGGAGATTGCGAACATGACCGTTTTCCTGCTTTCGGAAAAATCCAGCCACACTACCGGGCAGCTTATTTATGTCGACGGCGGCTACGTCCACCTCGACCGCGCACTCGCCAATTCCTGA
- a CDS encoding HlyD family efflux transporter periplasmic adaptor subunit, producing the protein MKTYPYLIILAAAFACNGEENLYDASGTFEAVETIVSAEATGRIMALNLEEGQQLKAGQTVGYIDSLQLFLRKKQLEAQIRATGSRLPDIAAQTNVYKQQIAVSQVRLDNLLHEQKRIQNLLKADAATPKQLDDINAQIAELQKQLDVIRKQDAAQTSVLKTQTSGLRADALPLYVQIEQVNDQLSKSRIVNEVGGTVLTKYAEANEMAVAGKPLYKIADLSTIVLRAYVTGDQLTGIKLNQQVKVLVDSAAGKYRALPGTIEWISSKAEFTPKTIQTKDERANLVYAVKIRVKNDGYLKIGMYGEVALK; encoded by the coding sequence ATGAAAACATATCCCTATCTGATCATATTGGCCGCGGCGTTTGCCTGCAATGGCGAGGAAAATCTTTACGACGCTTCCGGCACTTTCGAGGCGGTGGAAACGATAGTGTCCGCGGAGGCGACCGGCCGGATTATGGCATTGAACCTGGAAGAGGGCCAGCAACTGAAAGCCGGCCAGACGGTAGGTTATATCGACAGCCTCCAATTGTTTTTGCGTAAAAAACAACTGGAAGCGCAAATCCGGGCTACGGGGAGTCGTCTGCCCGACATTGCCGCACAGACTAACGTATACAAACAGCAGATTGCAGTTTCGCAAGTTCGTCTCGATAATTTGCTGCATGAGCAAAAGCGCATCCAAAACCTGCTGAAAGCCGACGCCGCGACGCCCAAACAGCTCGACGATATTAATGCGCAAATAGCCGAACTGCAAAAACAGCTGGATGTAATCCGCAAGCAGGACGCCGCGCAAACTTCCGTTCTGAAAACGCAGACATCCGGTCTTCGTGCCGATGCCCTGCCATTGTACGTTCAGATAGAGCAGGTTAACGACCAGCTTTCGAAATCGAGAATAGTAAATGAAGTGGGCGGAACGGTATTGACCAAGTATGCCGAAGCGAACGAGATGGCAGTGGCCGGGAAGCCTTTATATAAAATCGCCGACCTGTCGACCATCGTCCTGCGCGCGTATGTGACCGGCGATCAGCTGACGGGCATTAAACTGAACCAGCAGGTTAAGGTATTGGTCGACAGCGCAGCCGGAAAGTATCGTGCGTTGCCGGGCACGATCGAATGGATCAGCAGCAAGGCCGAATTTACGCCCAAAACGATCCAGACGAAGGACGAACGGGCCAATCTGGTGTATGCGGTGAAAATTCGCGTGAAAAATGATGGTTATCTGAAAATAGGCATGTACGGAGAAGTGGCGCTGAAATGA
- a CDS encoding ABC transporter ATP-binding protein: protein MEAVVVKNLTKTYGKERAIAVDGVSFSVNRGELFGLIGPDGAGKTSIFRMLTTLLLPDGGSATVDGHDIVRDFRQIRSSVGYMPGKFSLYQDLTIKENLHFFATVFGTTIEENYHLIKDIYVQIEPFKNRRAGKLSGGMKQKLALCCALIHKPTTLFLDEPTTGVDPVSRKEFWEMLKRLKEQNITILVSTPYMDEASLCGRIALIQDGKILSIDTPQNIVGAYPDRLLAVKANEMYRLLKALEAYPGIMNSYAFGEYAHAAFRDAHADLDALRAYLREQGLTGVEVKDADVTIEDSFIKLLH from the coding sequence ATGGAAGCGGTTGTCGTCAAAAATCTGACTAAAACCTACGGCAAGGAAAGGGCCATTGCAGTGGACGGTGTGTCGTTTTCCGTAAACCGGGGCGAACTTTTCGGGCTGATAGGGCCGGACGGGGCCGGTAAAACCAGCATATTCCGGATGCTTACGACATTGCTGCTGCCCGACGGCGGCTCGGCAACCGTGGACGGCCACGATATCGTGCGGGATTTCAGGCAGATACGGAGCTCGGTGGGATATATGCCCGGTAAATTCTCGCTTTATCAGGATCTGACCATCAAGGAAAACCTGCATTTTTTTGCCACCGTATTCGGTACGACGATAGAAGAGAACTACCATTTGATCAAAGACATCTACGTTCAGATAGAGCCATTCAAAAATCGACGTGCGGGCAAGTTGTCCGGTGGTATGAAGCAGAAACTTGCATTGTGTTGCGCACTGATCCACAAACCGACGACGCTGTTTCTCGACGAGCCCACCACGGGTGTGGACCCCGTTTCGCGGAAAGAATTTTGGGAAATGCTCAAAAGGTTGAAAGAGCAGAACATCACCATTCTCGTTTCGACGCCCTATATGGACGAAGCTTCGCTCTGTGGCCGTATTGCATTGATCCAGGACGGTAAAATCCTGTCTATCGACACCCCGCAAAACATTGTCGGGGCTTATCCCGACCGGTTACTGGCAGTCAAAGCCAATGAAATGTACCGGCTGCTGAAAGCGCTCGAAGCGTATCCGGGGATCATGAACAGCTATGCATTCGGCGAGTATGCGCATGCCGCTTTCCGCGATGCACATGCGGATTTGGATGCGTTGCGGGCGTACCTCCGCGAGCAGGGGCTCACGGGCGTAGAGGTGAAGGATGCGGACGTAACGATCGAGGATTCATTTATCAAACTATTACATTAA
- a CDS encoding zinc-binding alcohol dehydrogenase family protein yields the protein MEILVCTTPGSFSYEQAEAPVSMPGQTILKIRRIGICGTDLHAFEGTQPFFNYPRILGHELAGEIVETDAPGFVPGEAVTFVPYFNCGKCVACRNGKPNCCTSLKVSGVHIDGGMVEYLSVPSYSLVHGDGLSFDELALVEPLAIGAHGVRRADVRRDEFVLVVGAGPIGLGTMEFARIAGGKVIALDINDQRLAFCRERIGVEYTINGLTENVAERLAAITDGDMPTAVIDATGNLRAINTAFAYLAHGGKYVLVGLQKGEIAFSHPEFHKREATLMSSRNATRADFEHVIHSMKNGLVDPKTYITHRVAFGRVKDEFENWLDPAYGVIKAMVEID from the coding sequence ATGGAAATACTTGTTTGCACCACGCCCGGGTCGTTTTCATATGAACAGGCGGAAGCGCCGGTAAGCATGCCGGGGCAGACTATCTTGAAAATCCGGAGAATAGGCATTTGCGGCACCGATCTGCACGCATTCGAGGGAACGCAGCCTTTCTTCAATTATCCGCGGATCCTCGGCCACGAACTGGCCGGAGAGATCGTCGAGACCGACGCGCCGGGTTTTGTGCCTGGCGAAGCTGTTACTTTCGTGCCTTATTTCAACTGCGGCAAATGCGTCGCGTGCCGGAACGGCAAGCCCAATTGCTGCACCAGCCTCAAAGTTTCCGGCGTCCATATCGACGGCGGCATGGTGGAGTACCTTTCCGTTCCCTCCTACTCGCTCGTTCATGGCGACGGCCTGAGCTTCGATGAACTGGCGCTCGTGGAACCGCTCGCGATCGGTGCGCATGGCGTGCGCCGCGCGGACGTGCGCAGGGACGAATTCGTGCTTGTTGTAGGTGCCGGGCCCATCGGCTTGGGGACCATGGAGTTCGCCCGCATTGCCGGGGGAAAGGTTATCGCATTGGATATCAACGACCAGCGCCTTGCTTTTTGCCGCGAGCGCATCGGTGTGGAGTATACCATCAACGGCCTCACCGAAAATGTCGCCGAGCGCCTGGCAGCGATTACCGACGGCGATATGCCCACGGCCGTAATCGACGCTACGGGCAATCTGCGCGCCATCAATACGGCATTTGCATACCTTGCCCATGGCGGTAAATATGTGCTTGTAGGTCTCCAAAAGGGTGAAATCGCATTCAGCCATCCTGAATTTCACAAACGGGAGGCTACACTAATGAGCAGCCGAAACGCCACCCGCGCCGATTTCGAGCATGTGATCCACAGCATGAAAAACGGGCTCGTTGATCCCAAAACCTACATTACCCACCGCGTCGCGTTCGGACGGGTGAAGGATGAGTTCGAAAACTGGCTCGATCCCGCATATGGGGTGATTAAGGCAATGGTCGAAATCGATTAG
- a CDS encoding ABC transporter permease, whose translation MKQFLAFVRKEFYHVLRDRRTLLILFGMPIAQILIFGFALTNEVKDSEILVVDYAKDNASRALLTKIGSSRYFRIRQAALSHREILSTFQKGKIKAVVVFPANFNEDLLHHNKAQIQVITDASDVNTANLVANYLSSIILDYQNGIDATLEMPYRIIPEVRMLYNPQLKGAHGFVPGVMALVLLLVSVMMTAISIVREKETGTMEILLVSPFKPVLVIFAKAFPYLVLSLVNVTAILLLSVFVLDLPVKGSVPLLFAESTLFIVTCLALGIFISIKTASQQIAMLISLMGMLLPTMMFSGFLFPIENMPVPLQVISNVVPSKWFYIIVKSIMIKGLGLTALWKETLILLGMTVFLLLVSLKSFKIRLQ comes from the coding sequence ATGAAACAGTTTCTCGCATTTGTCAGAAAAGAGTTTTACCACGTGCTGCGCGACCGGCGCACGTTGCTGATCCTGTTTGGAATGCCCATCGCGCAGATATTGATTTTCGGCTTCGCGTTGACCAACGAGGTGAAGGATTCCGAAATACTTGTAGTCGATTATGCCAAAGACAATGCCTCCAGGGCGTTGCTGACGAAGATCGGTTCAAGCCGGTATTTCAGGATCAGACAGGCCGCTTTGAGCCACAGGGAGATATTAAGTACGTTTCAAAAGGGGAAAATCAAAGCGGTGGTTGTGTTTCCGGCCAATTTCAACGAGGATTTGCTGCACCATAACAAGGCGCAAATCCAGGTAATTACCGACGCCAGCGACGTGAACACGGCCAATTTAGTAGCAAACTATTTGTCGTCGATTATTTTGGATTACCAGAACGGGATCGATGCAACCCTGGAAATGCCCTATCGCATTATCCCCGAAGTACGTATGCTCTACAATCCGCAACTCAAAGGCGCGCACGGTTTTGTGCCGGGCGTGATGGCGCTGGTATTGTTGCTCGTGTCGGTGATGATGACGGCCATTTCGATTGTCCGCGAAAAAGAAACGGGTACCATGGAAATCCTGCTTGTTTCGCCATTCAAGCCCGTACTCGTCATCTTTGCCAAAGCATTTCCCTACCTCGTATTGTCGCTCGTGAATGTAACCGCGATCCTGCTGCTGAGCGTTTTCGTGCTCGATCTGCCGGTGAAGGGGAGCGTTCCGTTGTTATTTGCCGAAAGCACATTGTTCATTGTCACTTGCCTGGCGCTGGGCATTTTTATATCCATTAAAACAGCCTCCCAACAGATCGCCATGCTGATTTCGCTGATGGGAATGCTGCTGCCGACGATGATGTTCAGCGGCTTCCTGTTCCCCATCGAGAATATGCCCGTTCCATTGCAGGTAATTTCCAATGTTGTCCCTTCCAAATGGTTTTACATCATAGTGAAATCTATAATGATCAAGGGGTTGGGGCTGACCGCGCTTTGGAAAGAGACTTTGATTCTGCTCGGGATGACGGTGTTTCTGCTGCTGGTGAGTTTAAAAAGCTTTAAAATCCGTTTGCAATGA
- a CDS encoding ABC transporter permease, which translates to MRTLRFLLRKEFRQIFRDKAIVAMIFFMPMVQLVLMPLAADYEVRNIDLSVVDHDKSPYSQKLISKIVASGYFRLTGYNASFKEAFGLIESDKADLILEIPHDFERNLIREDHEKLFVAVNAINGTKASLGGSYLGSIIGDFNADIRMQLVTPPRFSKFPVIDVVASNWFNPVLNYKVFIVPGILAILVTMVGGFLSALNIVREKEIGTIEQINVTPIKKHIFILGKLIPFWVLANIVFTIGLLVARFVYGIVPVGSLLTLYAFISVYLLAVLGFGLLVSTFCDTQQQAMFIMFFFMMLFILLGGLFTSIDSMPDWAKLITYANPVRYMIEVMRMVILKGSSFVDVLPHVGIVSLMAAILNGWAILNYKKTN; encoded by the coding sequence ATGAGGACATTACGATTTTTGTTACGCAAGGAGTTCCGGCAGATTTTCAGGGATAAGGCCATCGTGGCGATGATCTTTTTCATGCCCATGGTACAACTGGTACTAATGCCGCTGGCAGCGGATTACGAGGTCAGAAATATCGATCTGTCGGTCGTCGATCATGACAAGTCGCCGTATTCGCAAAAACTTATTTCCAAAATAGTGGCATCCGGCTATTTCCGGCTCACGGGTTACAATGCCTCGTTTAAAGAAGCATTTGGCCTCATCGAGTCCGACAAGGCGGATCTGATCCTCGAAATTCCACACGATTTTGAAAGAAACCTGATCCGGGAAGACCATGAGAAGCTGTTTGTCGCGGTGAACGCGATCAATGGCACAAAGGCAAGCCTGGGCGGTTCGTACCTGGGCAGCATTATCGGTGATTTCAACGCCGATATCCGGATGCAACTCGTCACGCCGCCCCGTTTCAGCAAGTTTCCCGTGATCGACGTGGTGGCTTCCAACTGGTTCAATCCGGTATTGAATTATAAGGTATTTATCGTTCCCGGAATCCTGGCTATTCTCGTAACGATGGTCGGTGGTTTTTTGTCCGCATTAAATATCGTGCGGGAAAAGGAAATCGGTACGATCGAGCAGATCAATGTGACGCCCATTAAAAAGCATATTTTTATATTGGGTAAATTAATCCCTTTCTGGGTGCTGGCGAATATCGTTTTCACGATCGGCCTGCTTGTCGCGCGGTTTGTGTATGGAATTGTACCGGTAGGGAGCTTGCTGACGCTCTACGCATTCATTTCGGTATACCTGCTCGCCGTTTTAGGCTTCGGTTTGCTGGTGTCGACGTTTTGCGACACCCAGCAGCAGGCCATGTTCATCATGTTCTTTTTCATGATGCTGTTCATACTGCTGGGCGGGCTGTTCACTTCGATCGACAGCATGCCCGATTGGGCGAAATTGATTACGTACGCCAACCCGGTGCGATACATGATCGAGGTCATGCGAATGGTCATACTCAAAGGCAGCAGTTTCGTGGATGTGCTGCCACATGTAGGAATAGTATCATTAATGGCCGCCATCCTGAACGGCTGGGCCATTTTGAACTACAAAAAAACCAACTAA
- the fucP gene encoding L-fucose:H+ symporter permease, whose translation MTDRKTRLAVILITSLFFLWGFALNLNPILIPHLKKACQLSDFQSALIDSASYIAYFLIALPAGLFMKKYGYKAGIAFGLLLFAAGSFLFYPAAEMRHFGFFLFALFVIASGLTMLETAANPYITVLGDPDSATQRLNFAQSFNGLAAFLAPLMGGKFILSGKTLSDAEQQAMSHDQLNAYLNEEASSVQVPFILIGLVVLLVAVMIWRTSMPEIKDEEESEQKVSGSIWGEKNLILGTTAQFFYVGAQVCISSFFIRFADHVAGIDEKTAAYLLSGALLAFMVGRFIGTYLMRFVAPPRLLAIYSVANIVLLVIAVLTDGMFSVYALVGVEFFMSIMFPTIFALSIRGLGEKTKIGSSLVIMSIVGGAFFPVIMGQVSDISSIQTAYIVPAVCFLVVLYFAIRNSSVKNVTLSTSH comes from the coding sequence ATGACCGATCGTAAGACGCGGCTGGCTGTCATCCTTATCACGTCACTGTTTTTTCTCTGGGGCTTCGCCCTTAACCTGAACCCGATCCTGATCCCGCATTTAAAGAAGGCCTGTCAGCTCAGCGATTTTCAATCGGCGCTTATCGATTCTGCTTCGTACATTGCCTATTTCCTCATTGCCTTGCCGGCAGGGCTTTTTATGAAAAAATATGGTTACAAGGCCGGTATCGCCTTTGGATTGCTTCTTTTTGCCGCTGGCTCATTCCTTTTTTATCCCGCGGCCGAAATGCGGCATTTCGGTTTTTTTCTGTTTGCATTGTTTGTGATCGCCAGCGGGCTTACCATGCTGGAAACCGCGGCCAATCCTTACATTACCGTTTTAGGCGACCCCGACTCCGCTACCCAACGTCTCAATTTTGCACAATCGTTCAACGGCCTGGCCGCGTTCCTGGCACCTTTGATGGGCGGGAAATTTATTCTTTCCGGAAAAACACTCAGCGACGCCGAGCAACAGGCTATGTCGCACGACCAGCTGAATGCCTATCTGAACGAAGAGGCCTCCTCGGTGCAGGTTCCGTTTATACTCATCGGTCTGGTCGTGTTACTTGTAGCGGTTATGATCTGGCGCACTTCGATGCCTGAAATCAAGGACGAAGAGGAATCCGAACAAAAGGTGAGCGGCTCAATCTGGGGTGAGAAAAACCTGATCCTGGGCACTACCGCACAATTCTTTTACGTAGGCGCGCAGGTTTGCATCAGCAGCTTTTTCATTCGTTTTGCCGATCACGTGGCTGGTATCGACGAAAAAACGGCTGCCTACCTGCTGTCGGGCGCATTGCTGGCATTCATGGTCGGGCGGTTTATCGGCACCTATCTGATGCGCTTCGTGGCGCCGCCGCGCTTGCTGGCTATTTACAGTGTCGCCAACATCGTGCTCCTCGTCATTGCGGTGCTTACCGACGGCATGTTCTCCGTTTATGCATTGGTGGGTGTCGAATTTTTTATGTCGATCATGTTCCCGACTATTTTCGCATTGAGCATACGCGGGCTGGGCGAAAAGACAAAAATCGGCTCGTCGTTGGTGATTATGTCGATTGTCGGCGGCGCTTTTTTCCCGGTGATCATGGGTCAGGTATCGGATATTTCGTCCATTCAAACGGCCTACATAGTCCCTGCGGTGTGTTTTCTCGTAGTACTGTACTTCGCGATCCGCAACAGTTCGGTGAAAAACGTCACGCTGAGCACTTCGCATTAA
- a CDS encoding ABC transporter ATP-binding protein translates to MMQDDKVIVCEKLTKRFGDFIATNEITFDVHRGEIFGFLGANGAGKTTAMRMLCGLSSPSSGRATIAGYDVYTQTEQIKRNIGYMSQKFSLYENLTVLENIEFFGGIYGLSDERIKAKAEELLTGLGLKPEGNKLVASLPLGWKQKLSFSVAVLHEPKIVFLDEPTGGVDPVTRRQFWNMIYEAADRGITVFVTTHYMDEAEYCNRISIMVDGKMEVLDTPANLKSSFHARSMDEVFYQLARGAKRGD, encoded by the coding sequence ATGATGCAGGACGACAAAGTGATAGTCTGCGAAAAGCTAACCAAGCGTTTCGGGGATTTTATCGCGACCAACGAAATTACATTCGATGTGCATAGGGGAGAGATATTCGGCTTTCTTGGCGCAAACGGCGCCGGCAAAACCACCGCCATGCGCATGCTGTGCGGCCTTTCCTCGCCGAGCTCGGGAAGGGCAACCATCGCGGGATACGATGTGTACACGCAAACCGAGCAGATCAAACGGAATATCGGCTATATGAGCCAGAAGTTTTCGCTTTACGAGAACCTGACGGTGCTGGAAAATATTGAATTCTTTGGTGGTATTTACGGGCTTTCCGACGAGCGCATTAAAGCCAAAGCCGAAGAATTGCTTACGGGCCTGGGGCTGAAACCGGAGGGTAACAAACTGGTGGCGTCGCTGCCCCTGGGTTGGAAACAGAAGCTTTCGTTCTCGGTGGCGGTGCTACACGAGCCCAAAATCGTGTTTCTCGACGAACCAACCGGCGGCGTCGATCCGGTTACGCGGCGGCAATTCTGGAACATGATCTACGAGGCGGCCGACAGGGGCATTACGGTTTTCGTCACTACCCATTACATGGACGAGGCAGAGTACTGCAATCGTATATCCATTATGGTGGATGGCAAAATGGAAGTGCTCGATACGCCGGCGAACCTGAAAAGCAGCTTTCATGCGCGGTCGATGGACGAGGTGTTCTACCAACTCGCGCGCGGCGCCAAAAGAGGAGATTGA
- a CDS encoding cytochrome d ubiquinol oxidase subunit II, producing the protein MLYIVITYLWASILLYLLLGGADFGAGIIELFTSQKNKQVTRKTLYSAIGPIWEANHMWLIIAIVILFVGFPVIYSTMSINMHIPLTIMLIGIIARGTAFTFRHYDAVVDDMQHLYNTIFAISSFTTPLFLGIIAGSAVSGHIDPQADSFLDAYVFSWLHWFAITVGLFTVSICGFLASVYLIGETKVEHERLRFAHKAQFFNIAAVICGALVFVAAWFEHIPLFEWVFGNWVGRIAILSATLSLVWMWTLLYQGKIGLLRPLAGFQVTMILLTTTFRHFPNIIIFKDGGYLSLTEHAGQEKTIEALAWALLLGSILILPALFYLIYSFQKKPLAYGEEGH; encoded by the coding sequence ATGCTCTACATCGTCATCACATACCTCTGGGCGTCGATCCTGCTTTACCTGCTCCTGGGTGGGGCGGATTTTGGTGCGGGGATCATCGAGCTTTTTACTTCGCAAAAAAATAAGCAGGTTACCCGCAAAACACTCTATTCCGCCATTGGACCAATCTGGGAAGCGAATCATATGTGGCTGATCATCGCAATCGTCATACTTTTCGTAGGGTTCCCGGTCATTTATTCGACGATGTCCATCAATATGCATATTCCCCTGACGATTATGCTGATAGGCATCATCGCACGCGGTACCGCATTCACTTTCCGGCATTATGATGCCGTAGTGGACGATATGCAACACCTCTACAATACCATTTTTGCTATTTCCAGCTTTACCACGCCTCTTTTTCTCGGGATCATCGCCGGCAGCGCCGTTTCGGGGCATATCGACCCCCAGGCCGATTCGTTTTTAGACGCGTATGTTTTCAGCTGGCTGCATTGGTTTGCGATCACCGTCGGGTTGTTCACCGTATCCATCTGCGGGTTTCTGGCCTCCGTTTACCTGATCGGCGAGACGAAAGTCGAGCATGAGCGGCTGCGTTTCGCGCATAAGGCCCAGTTTTTCAATATCGCGGCGGTGATTTGCGGCGCATTGGTGTTCGTGGCGGCGTGGTTCGAGCATATCCCGTTGTTCGAGTGGGTGTTCGGCAACTGGGTCGGACGCATTGCCATCCTTTCGGCGACACTCTCGCTGGTCTGGATGTGGACGCTGCTGTATCAGGGCAAAATCGGCCTGCTGCGGCCGCTGGCGGGCTTCCAGGTAACGATGATTTTGCTTACTACCACTTTCAGGCACTTTCCGAACATCATTATCTTCAAAGATGGCGGTTATTTGTCCCTTACCGAACATGCGGGCCAGGAAAAAACCATCGAAGCATTGGCATGGGCCTTGCTTCTGGGCAGCATTCTGATTCTGCCGGCGTTGTTCTACCTGATTTACAGTTTCCAGAAAAAACCTTTGGCTTACGGGGAAGAGGGACATTAA
- a CDS encoding LytTR family DNA-binding domain-containing protein, whose amino-acid sequence MIKALIIDDEPRARNVLHQFIISFVPEITEVRTAASVEEARGVLEFYQPDLVFLDVEMPHQNGFDFLLLPNNPDFDVIFTTAFNQYAIQAIRFSALDYLLKPISPEDLRAAVKRHFTKRESFRQRKMLYDNLAINIEKRDVKDFRLAVPSSEGVFFFMIHEILRLEADRNYTIIHLINKRPFVASKTLKHFEDMLVKFRFVRTHKSHLVNLDHIIRISNNNEFIILSDGSRIEVSRRKKEEVQRQLNIH is encoded by the coding sequence ATGATCAAAGCGCTAATCATCGACGACGAGCCGCGGGCACGCAATGTTTTACACCAGTTCATTATCAGTTTCGTACCTGAAATCACGGAAGTACGGACGGCGGCATCGGTAGAGGAAGCCCGTGGCGTACTGGAATTTTACCAGCCGGACCTCGTATTCCTGGACGTGGAAATGCCCCATCAGAACGGGTTCGATTTTCTGCTTCTGCCCAATAACCCGGATTTCGACGTAATTTTCACCACCGCATTCAATCAATACGCCATCCAGGCAATCCGGTTCAGCGCGCTGGACTACCTGCTGAAACCCATCAGTCCGGAAGACCTCCGCGCGGCAGTGAAGCGGCATTTCACCAAACGCGAAAGCTTCCGGCAACGGAAAATGCTTTATGACAACCTGGCGATCAATATCGAAAAGCGGGATGTGAAAGATTTCCGCCTGGCTGTGCCGTCGAGCGAAGGCGTTTTCTTTTTTATGATCCATGAAATCCTCCGCCTTGAAGCCGACCGCAATTACACGATCATCCATCTGATCAACAAACGCCCGTTCGTTGCCAGCAAAACGCTCAAACACTTCGAGGACATGCTTGTGAAGTTCCGGTTTGTCCGCACGCATAAGTCGCATCTGGTCAATCTCGACCATATTATCCGGATCAGCAACAACAACGAGTTCATTATCCTCTCCGACGGCTCGCGCATCGAGGTATCGCGCCGAAAAAAAGAAGAGGTGCAGCGGCAGCTTAACATCCATTGA